GACGACTTTGCTCTCGAAGAATTGACCCAGCAACAGGGCATGAGAGCTAAGGTAGAAGAAGGATTGAATCGTATTGAGCGATCAATCATGAATGAGATCGAAGCGTCTGCGTTGCGGGTCGGAGGGTTTGAAGCTCTTAAACAGCTTCTAGTTACGGGAAATGTCCTGTTATATCTGCCAAATGAAGGTGGTGTACGGGTATTCCGTTTAGACAGATTTGTTGTCCGTCGTGACCCGATGGGCAATGTTCTTGAAATTATCACTAAAGAGAGTGTTTCCATTGAGACACTTGAGGATGATGTAAAAGAACTGATTGTTGGTAAAACCAACGAAGACACAAGCTCAAGAAATAAGCTCATCAAATTTAAGGTATCAGATAAGGCTGGATTGCGCGTTATTGATGAACTTCCTGACCAGCTTGCCCAAGAGCTCCTGTCTGATCAAAAACTCAGCTTCCGACCGGTGCCAAACCCTAAGAGAGAGGAGCTGATAGAGCATGGGTATATCGAATTCCATGAAGACTCGGGAGAGGACGTTGAGCTAAAGGCCTACCCTACCTCTGAAGAATGGGCGAAAGTTCTTGGGTTGAATACCTCCTATGAGCTGCCTGCCGAAGTTGACTCGCAAAATCCT
This genomic window from bacterium contains:
- a CDS encoding DUF4011 domain-containing protein, which encodes PFLDRARDCAEITIPSLLTRDTHSSHSRLLTPWQGIGARGVNNLASKLLIALLPPNAPFFRLSIDDFALEELTQQQGMRAKVEEGLNRIERSIMNEIEASALRVGGFEALKQLLVTGNVLLYLPNEGGVRVFRLDRFVVRRDPMGNVLEIITKESVSIETLEDDVKELIVGKTNEDTSSRNKLIKFKVSDKAGLRVIDELPDQLAQELLSDQKLSFRPVPNPKREELIEHGYIEFHEDSGEDVELKAYPTSEEWAKVLGLNTSYELPAEVDSQNPDKHSDTKIQTLLYPHELESRVSKLLRTANLAIQETGSNILYLALGFLEWHGHGDSKKQFAPLFLIPVFLEKETLDKKTKLFEYSVSFSGDDIVPN